The Vulpes vulpes isolate BD-2025 chromosome 8, VulVul3, whole genome shotgun sequence genome has a window encoding:
- the GPRC5D gene encoding G-protein coupled receptor family C group 5 member D isoform X2, translated as MYEDCIKSTEDYYFVCDNGGAWSIVLESLAIIGIVVTIILLLAYLFLLRRVQDCSLWNTLPTQFLFLLGVLGLFSLAFAFIAQFNQQTAPVRYFLFGVLFALCFSCLLAHASNLVKLVRGRVSFSWTTILCIAIGVSLLQVIIAIEYVTLMMTRGMMFMHMTPCQLNVDFVVLLVYVLFLMALTFFVSKATFCGPCENWKQHGRLIFVTVLISIIIWVVWISMLLRGNPQLQRQPQWDDPVICIALVTNAWVFLLLYIIPELCILYRSSRQNCPLPGNACPAPAYQCSFRVENQELSRDC; from the coding sequence ATGTATGAGGACTGCATCAAGTCCACTGAGGACTATTATTTTGTCTGTGACAACGGGGGAGCATGGAGCATTGTTCTCGAGTCCCTGGCAATAATCGGCATAGTGGTTACAATCATACTACTCTTGGCATATCTCTTCCTCCTGCGAAGAGTTCAAGACTGCAGCCTGTGGAATACCctccccactcagttcctcttCCTCTTGGGTGTGCTGGGACTCTTTAGCCTTGCATTTGCCTTCATCGCTCAATTCAATCAGCAAACTGCCCCCGTACGCTACTTCCTCTTTGGGGTTCTCtttgctctctgtttctcatgcCTCTTGGCTCATGCCTCCAACCTGGTGAAGCTGGTCCGGGGTAGAGTCTCCTTCTCTTGGACAACAATTCTGTGCATTGCTATTGGTGTCAGCCTGTTGCAGGTAATCATTGCCATTGAGTACGTGACTCTCATGATGACCAGAGGTATGATGTTTATGCATATGACACCCTGTCAGCTCAATGTGGACTTTGTTGTACTCCTGGTCTATGTCCTCTTCCTGATGGCCCTCACATTCTTCGTCTCCAAAGCCACTTTCTGTGGCCCTTGTGAGAACTGGAAACAACATGGAAGGCTCATCTTTGTCACTGTGCTCATCTCCATCATCATCTGGGTAGTGTGGATCTCCATGCTCCTGAGAGGCAACCCACAGCTCCAGCGGCAGCCCCAATGGGATGACCCTGTCATCTGTATTGCCCTGGTCACCAACGCATGGGTCTTCCTGCTGCTGTACATCATACCCGAGCTCTGCATTCTCTACAGATCCAGCAGGCAAAACTGCCCCTTACCAGGCAAtgcctgcccagccccagcctaCCAATGCAGCTTCAGAGTGGAGAACCAAGAACTCTCACGAG
- the GPRC5D gene encoding G-protein coupled receptor family C group 5 member D isoform X1: MYEDCIKSTEDYYFVCDNGGAWSIVLESLAIIGIVVTIILLLAYLFLLRRVQDCSLWNTLPTQFLFLLGVLGLFSLAFAFIAQFNQQTAPVRYFLFGVLFALCFSCLLAHASNLVKLVRGRVSFSWTTILCIAIGVSLLQVIIAIEYVTLMMTRGMMFMHMTPCQLNVDFVVLLVYVLFLMALTFFVSKATFCGPCENWKQHGRLIFVTVLISIIIWVVWISMLLRGNPQLQRQPQWDDPVICIALVTNAWVFLLLYIIPELCILYRSSRQNCPLPGNACPAPAYQCSFRVENQELSRARDSDGAEEDVALTSYGTPIQLQTVDPTQECFIPLAKPSPQQDAEKESPQETCIVKT; encoded by the exons ATGTATGAGGACTGCATCAAGTCCACTGAGGACTATTATTTTGTCTGTGACAACGGGGGAGCATGGAGCATTGTTCTCGAGTCCCTGGCAATAATCGGCATAGTGGTTACAATCATACTACTCTTGGCATATCTCTTCCTCCTGCGAAGAGTTCAAGACTGCAGCCTGTGGAATACCctccccactcagttcctcttCCTCTTGGGTGTGCTGGGACTCTTTAGCCTTGCATTTGCCTTCATCGCTCAATTCAATCAGCAAACTGCCCCCGTACGCTACTTCCTCTTTGGGGTTCTCtttgctctctgtttctcatgcCTCTTGGCTCATGCCTCCAACCTGGTGAAGCTGGTCCGGGGTAGAGTCTCCTTCTCTTGGACAACAATTCTGTGCATTGCTATTGGTGTCAGCCTGTTGCAGGTAATCATTGCCATTGAGTACGTGACTCTCATGATGACCAGAGGTATGATGTTTATGCATATGACACCCTGTCAGCTCAATGTGGACTTTGTTGTACTCCTGGTCTATGTCCTCTTCCTGATGGCCCTCACATTCTTCGTCTCCAAAGCCACTTTCTGTGGCCCTTGTGAGAACTGGAAACAACATGGAAGGCTCATCTTTGTCACTGTGCTCATCTCCATCATCATCTGGGTAGTGTGGATCTCCATGCTCCTGAGAGGCAACCCACAGCTCCAGCGGCAGCCCCAATGGGATGACCCTGTCATCTGTATTGCCCTGGTCACCAACGCATGGGTCTTCCTGCTGCTGTACATCATACCCGAGCTCTGCATTCTCTACAGATCCAGCAGGCAAAACTGCCCCTTACCAGGCAAtgcctgcccagccccagcctaCCAATGCAGCTTCAGAGTGGAGAACCAAGAACTCTCACGAG CCCGAGACAGTGATGGAGCTGAGGAGGATGTAGCATTAACTTCATATGGTACCCCCATTCAGCTGCAG